The genomic segment AACTGGGTGACGGGAAGGTTCGCCTTGAACTGCCACGTCGCGCAGCGGTCCCACGTCTCGTAGATGCCGCCGTCGTTGCCGTTCAGGAGGTGGTCGGGGTTCTCCGGGTCGATCCAGAGGGCGTGGTTGTCGACGTGCTTGGCCTTCTCGCCGGCGTTGCGCCACGTCTTCCCGCCGTCGTCCGTCACCTTCATGTAGACGTCCATCGAGTAGACGCGGTCGGCGTTCTTCGGGTCGGGGACGAGCTCCTGGTAGTACTGCGGCGAGCCGGAGCCGTAGTCGGCGCGCTTCTCCCAGCTCATCCCGGCGTCGAGCGAGCGGTAGAAGCCGCCGTCCTTGCCGCGGGCCTCGACGAGGGCGTAGACCGTGTCGGGCGCGGCCGGCGGGATCGCGAGGCCGATCCGGCCGACGTCCCCCTTCGGGAGGCCGTTCGACAGCTTCGTCCAGGTCGCCCCGCCGTCCGTCGACTTGTGGATGCCGCTCTCCGGTCCGCCGTTGATGAGCGTGAAGACGTGCCGCCGGCGCTGGTAGGCCGCCGCGTAGAGGACCTCGGGGTCGCGCGGGTCCATCCAGACGTCGCTGACGCCCGTCTTCGGCGAGATCGTCAGGACGGCCTTCCAGGTCTTGCCGCCGTCCGTCGTCTTGTAGAGACCGCGGTCGCCGCCGTCGGCCCAGAGCGGCCCCTGCGCGGCGACGTAGACGGTCTTCCCGTCCTTCGGGTGGACGAGGATCTTCCCGACGTGCTCGGAGGCCTCGAGTCCGACCTTCTCCCACGTCTTGCCGCCGTCGCGCGAGCGGTAGACGCCGTCGCCGTAGCCGACGCTGCGCTGGCTGTTGTTCTCGCCCGTACCGACCCAGACGACGAGCGGATTCGTCGGGTCGAGCGTCACGCAGCCGATGGAGAAAGAGCCCTCGAAGTCGAAGACCGGCTCGAAGGTCGTCCCCCAGTTCGTCGTCTTCCAGACGCCGCCCGAGGCGACGGCGACGTAGTAGGTGCCCTTGCGCAGCGGGTCGACGGCGAGGTCGCCGATGCGCCCCGAGGTGATGGCCGGTCCGAGGTCGCGCAGGGTCAGTCCGGCGAACGTCTCGGCCGAGAACGGCTCCTTCTTCCTGTCCGCATCCGCGTCCGCCTTGCCGGGCTTCGTGGCAGCGGACCGGACTCCGGACGGGGCCTTCGCAGGGACCTTCTCCTCGGCGGAGACGGTTCCCCCAGCGGCGAGGGAGACGGCGACAGCGAGGGCGAGGAGGGTGGAGCGCGTGCTCATGATGTTTCAGTTCCCTTTCGTGTGGGCGAGGACGAAGGCGTACTCGTCGGCGCGGGCCTCGACGGACGCCTTCACCATGTCGGCGCCGCCGTGGCCGGCGTTGCGCTCGATGCGCAGGAGGACGGGCCCGCCCGTCGTCGCCGCCTGCAGCGCGGCCGCGAACTTGCGCGCGTGCATCGGGTCGACGCGGTCGTCGCTGTCGGCCGAGAGGAGGAGCGTCGCGGGGTAGGCGGTCCCCTTCTTCACGGCGTGGTAGGGCGAGTAGGCGTGCAGGGCCTCGAACTGCCTCGGGTCCTCCGCCGAACCGTACTCGCTGATCCAGGTCCGGCCGGACCCGAAGAGGTGGTAGCGGACCATGTCGAGGAGCGGTACCGCGCAGAGGACCGCCGAGAAGGGCTTCGGGTCCTGCGTCATCGCCGCGCCCACGAGGAGGCCGCCGTTCGAGCCCCCGTAGATCGCGAGACGGTCGGGGCTCGTCACCTTCTCCGTCGAGAGCCAGCGGGCTGCGGCGAGGAAGTCGTCGAAGGTGTTCTGCTTCTTCAGGAGCATCCCGTCCCTGTGCCACTCCTCGCCGTACTCGCCTCCACCCCGGAGGTTCACGGCGGCCCAGACGCCGCCGGCCTCGAGCCAGGGGTAGAGCATCGCGGAGAAGTACGGCGTCTCGCTCACCTGGAAGCCGCCGTAGCCGTACAGGATCGCGCGGGACTTCCCGTCCCGCTTCAGGTCCCTGCGGTGGACGAGGAACATGGACACCTTCGTCCCGTCCTTCGACGGAAAGGAGACCTGCTCGACGACGTAGGGACTGGGGTCGACCGGGACCTTCAGCTTCGCGAAGACACCGAGCCGCCCGTTCTTCATCGACATCGAGTAGATCTCGCGCGGCGTCGTGTACGACTCGAACGTGAAGAACGCCTCGTCGTCGTCGGCCAGGCCCGACGGCCCCCCGACGGTCCCGAGGCCGGCCAGCTTCATCTCGCGGACGAACGTGCCGTCCAGCTCGCGGACCTCCAGGAGCGAGGAGGCGTCCTTCAGGTAGTTCAGGGCCAGCCGGCCCCCGAGGACCGCCACTCCCGCGATCGTCGCGTCGGGGCGCTGGGGGACGACCTCGCGCCAGGCTTTCCGGGCGGGCCTCGCGGGGTCGACCTCGTAGACACGCCCCCGCGGGGCGCCGTCGTCCGTCATCACGTAGAACCGGTCGCGAAAGGCCTCGACGCTCCAGTGCGCCGCCGTCCCGACGACGAGCGGGGTCCACCGGTCCGCCTGCTTCGGGTCCGACAGGTCGCGGAAGGACACGTCGGTCGACGACCACCCGTGCTGGACGGAGAGGACGAGCCAGCGCCCGTCGCGCGAGAGGGACGCGGAGACGAACGCCGTCGGGTCGCCGAGACGTCCGTGAACGACCCGGTCCGTGTTCGGGTCCTCCCCGAGCCGGTGGAAGCGGACCTCCTGGTAGCCGGGCCGCTCGTCGACCGGGATCTTCGGGTCGGTCGGGAGCCAGGTGTAGTAGAAGCCGCTCCCGTCGGGCGTCCAGGAGGCGCTCGCGTACTTGCCCCCCTCGATGACGTCGACCTCCGAGACCTTCCCCGTCTCCACCTCGACGACCCGCAGCGTCGCCTCGTCGGAGTTGTTCGCCTTCACCTGGTAGGCGACGCGGGTGCCGTCCCAGGTGGGCTGCCAGTCGCCGAGGGAGGCGCTCCCGTCCTTCGACCAGGTGTTCGGGTCGAAGAGGACCTTCTCCTCGCCGCTCTTGCCGTCCTTCCAGGTGACGACCGACTTCTCCCTCGTCGCGTAGCGCCTCTGGAGGAAGGTGAATGCGCCTCGCCGGATCGGAGCGGAGACGGAATCGAGGTAGGCCAGCTCCTTCAGCCGCGCGAGGAGCTTGCCGCGAACCGGGAGCCTTCCGAGCTCCCCGCGGGCGAGGTCGTCCTGCGCCGCCATCCACGATTTCACCTCGGGGGAGGAGGCGTCCTCGAGCCAGCGGTACGGATCGGGGACCGTCACCCCGTGCAGGACGTCCTTCACGTCGACGGCCCTCGTCGGCGGATAGGCGAGCCGGCTTTCTGCGGAGGCGCCCCGCGGAACGAGGACGGCGGCGAGCGCGCAGGCGAGGAGGAAGGCCGGAACGAGGTCCGTCGGAATCTGCTTCATGGGGAGACTCTCCTGATGAGGGGTCGTCATCGCGGTGGGACCGAGATCATCCCACGTCAGGGACGCGGGGGCGGCTACCATCGGCTCGTGAACCGGCTCGCCGTGCTCCTCGCCCTGGCTCACGTCTTCGGGCCTTCGACGGCCGCGGGCGCGACGCGCGCGGCGGCGACCCCTCCGGTTCCCGCACCCGGTCTCGCGTTCGCGGTCACCCTCGAGGGAAGCGGCGAGCTGCTCGCCTCCGGCCCGTTCCTCCTCCGAGTCCCCGGCGCGAAGGGCACTCTTCGTCTCGAGCTGTCCCGACTCGCCGTCGAGGGGGCCCGGCTTCGAGGGGAAGCCCGGCTCAGGAACGACACGGGTGTCCTCCTCGCGGGTCTGGCGCTGGACTTCGAATCGGCCCTGACCACGCCTGCGGGAGCGACGGAGCCCCACACCGCGACGCCGGTCGCCGTCTCCCTCGAAGAGCCTCTCCTTTTCGGCGAGCTCCTCGCCGGGGAGACGACGCCGCGCCTTTCGTTCGAGGTCGCCCCGGTCCCCCTCGGCCACGAGGTCGCCCTGGCGACCCTTCTCGGAGCGGTCCGGGGGCTCGCCGTCGAACCGAGCTTCGCCGTCGCCGGGGCCGTCCAGCCCGTGGCCCTCGACACGGACCGATACGGGCGGCTCTACGTGGCGACCGGAGGCGTCGGGCGCGTCCTGCGCCTGTCGGCGGCCAACGCGTCGGCCGCGGCGTCTCCGGCCGAGGCCGCCCGCCCCTCGCCCCCCCCGACGGGCATCGCCCTGCGCCGCAGGAACGGCGACCTCTTCGTGTCCACGGGAGACCGGATCATCCAGGTCCACAGGCCCGGCCGTCCGCGGCCCGCGACGCTCGACGCGGGCCGACCCGTGAAGACGCTCCGGATCGACGGAAAGCACGTCCTGCGCGCGGCCTCCGGCAACGCCGTCCTCGCATTCGACGAGGCCAAGGCAGGACCAGCTCGGGCCCTGGGCCCGGAAGGGGCCGAGGTCGTCTCGTTCGACGCGGACGCGCGCGGCGTCGTCCATGCCGTCGTGGCCGATGGGGTCGGTCGCCGCGTCGCCGTGTCGGGGGCGAGCGGCCCTGCACCCTTCTCCGCGAGGAAGGGCCCGGGGAGCGACGCTCTCGACGCCCCGTCCGCGTGCCGCTTCGACGGCGAGGGAACGCTGTGGGTCTCGGCGGTCTCCGGCGCGCCCGAGGGGACGGTCCTCGCGCGTTTCCTCGCGGACGGGACCCCGCTCGTCGCGCTCTCCCGACTCGCCCTCGGGCTCCTCCTCGGCAAGGAGGAAGGGGCCGCCGTGCCTGCGATCGTCGACCTCGCCCCCGGGGCCGACCGCGGGCTCACCGTCCTCCTCGAGGACGGTTCGGTCTTCGCGGTCCGCCCGTTCTGAGGCGCCGTCAGCGCGGAGGGTTCGCGGGCGCGAGGCTCGCGAGCAGGCAGAAGTCGGCACGGTAGAGGGGGGCTCCCGCGGCGTTCGATCCCGCCGGGACGAGGAACACGTCGCCGGCGCGACGTCCGTCCGCCGTCACCAGCCGCCAGGTCCCTTCGTTCAGCGCGAACCCCTCGTCCCCCGAGAAGACCAGTCGGAACTGTTCCACGGTCGCGTTCGAACGCAGTTCGTCCACGCGCTCGAGCCGGAGCGCCACGAGCGTGCCGCTCGAGCTTCGGGCGCGGAACGTCTCGCCAACGGAGCGCCGCAGGTCGACGGCCCCCTCCTCCTGGCCGACGGGCCGGGCCGACAACACCTCCGCACGGAGAAAGGCCAGGCCGGCGAGGCCGTACGTGGCGGCCGAGAGAAACGACTTCCGTGTGATGTCCATGTCACTCCTCACGCGGCGCGCGCCGGCGCCGCATCCATGCCGTCGCAGCGAGCCGGGTGCCCCCACGGTCTTGTCGAACGGTCCCCGCGCGGGCATCCTTCCCGCTCGCGGAGGTTCCCTTGCCCGAATCGCCCACCCCGGCCACGTACACGCCCCACGTCGGGACGGTCTTCGAGATCACGTTCACCGACGGAACCCTCGGGCTGACTCTCGCCTCCGTCGCATCCTCCGGCACGCGCGCGCCCCGGCCCGACGTTCCGGACCTGCGCACGGAGCCGTTCTCCCTGCTCTTCCTCGGCCCGCTCCATCCCGTCCTGCCGCAACGGACCTGGGACCTCGCGCACCCCGTTCTCGGCGTGCTCGCCATCTTTCTCGTGCCGATCGGCCCGATGGACGGCCGGATGCGCTACGAGGCGGTCTTCAACTGACCGCATCGCCGCTCCACGAGAGGAAGAGGTAGACCCCTTTGTCCTCGACGAGGCGGAACCCGAGCCTCTCGTACAGGGCGAGCGCGGGGTTCATCCGCTCGACGTGGATCGTGACGGACTTCCCCGCGGCCATCGCGCGGCGCTGCACGTCGCGGATCAGCCTCCTCCCGGCGCCGCCGCCGCGCGCCTCGGGAAGGAGCGCGACGTCGACGATCCGGATCTCGGACGGCCCTTCCCAGAGGTAGAGCCGCCCGGCGTCGCGGCCGTCGACGACGGCCACCTCGAACGTCGCTCCGACGTAGTGCGTCCTCCACCAGGCGTCCTGCGCGTCGAACTGCTGGCGGAGGAACGCTTCCTTCGCCTCGGCAGGCCACGGCACGGGCGCCAGCTCCTCCTCGCGGGTCGAGGCGTAGACGCGAAAGAGGAGGTCGCGGTCTGCGGGCGTCGCGGGGCGGAGGGAGACCTCGCGCGCGCCGCCTGCCGCCGTCTTCGGAGCTCCCTCGCTCAACGCCGCCTCCACGCCCGTCACGCCCCCGTCACGTCCGCGGCGGGAAGACGCCCTGCAGGGCGATGTTGAAGTAGAACGTGAGGTAGGGCTGAAGGTTGTTGTGCGGCTGGTCGCCGCCCGCGGGGGTCAGGGCCTCGGGAGCGAGCGGCGTCAGATTCTGGCTCGTGTTCCGGTAGGCGTTCGCGTTCTGGGACCGCGCGAGGACTCGTGCCGCCGACGGCGTCTGGAGGTCCGCGATGTCCGTGGCCGCCCTGAGGCTGTGCGCGTGGGCGGGGATCTCGCTCTCGAGAAGCGTGACCGTCTCGCTCCCGCCCGTCTCCCCGAGGTCGTGGAGCGAGAGACCCGGTCCCTGGCCCGGGTGCATCGGGGCGCGCCCCTGCAGGTCCGGCAGGGCGAAGTTGCTCTTGCCGTTCCCGCCGTACGTCGTCCCGAGGAGCGAGAAGAGGGCCGTGTTCTGGGAGAGGGGGAGGATCTGGCCGTCACACCAGGCCCAGCCCCTCGGGGCGAAGTTGAACGGAAAGATCCGGATCTCGGCGACGAACGGGTCTGCCATGAGCGGCTCCTTCTCTCCCGGATCAGGT from the Holophagales bacterium genome contains:
- a CDS encoding S9 family peptidase, which encodes MKQIPTDLVPAFLLACALAAVLVPRGASAESRLAYPPTRAVDVKDVLHGVTVPDPYRWLEDASSPEVKSWMAAQDDLARGELGRLPVRGKLLARLKELAYLDSVSAPIRRGAFTFLQRRYATREKSVVTWKDGKSGEEKVLFDPNTWSKDGSASLGDWQPTWDGTRVAYQVKANNSDEATLRVVEVETGKVSEVDVIEGGKYASASWTPDGSGFYYTWLPTDPKIPVDERPGYQEVRFHRLGEDPNTDRVVHGRLGDPTAFVSASLSRDGRWLVLSVQHGWSSTDVSFRDLSDPKQADRWTPLVVGTAAHWSVEAFRDRFYVMTDDGAPRGRVYEVDPARPARKAWREVVPQRPDATIAGVAVLGGRLALNYLKDASSLLEVRELDGTFVREMKLAGLGTVGGPSGLADDDEAFFTFESYTTPREIYSMSMKNGRLGVFAKLKVPVDPSPYVVEQVSFPSKDGTKVSMFLVHRRDLKRDGKSRAILYGYGGFQVSETPYFSAMLYPWLEAGGVWAAVNLRGGGEYGEEWHRDGMLLKKQNTFDDFLAAARWLSTEKVTSPDRLAIYGGSNGGLLVGAAMTQDPKPFSAVLCAVPLLDMVRYHLFGSGRTWISEYGSAEDPRQFEALHAYSPYHAVKKGTAYPATLLLSADSDDRVDPMHARKFAAALQAATTGGPVLLRIERNAGHGGADMVKASVEARADEYAFVLAHTKGN
- a CDS encoding phage tail protein, whose product is MADPFVAEIRIFPFNFAPRGWAWCDGQILPLSQNTALFSLLGTTYGGNGKSNFALPDLQGRAPMHPGQGPGLSLHDLGETGGSETVTLLESEIPAHAHSLRAATDIADLQTPSAARVLARSQNANAYRNTSQNLTPLAPEALTPAGGDQPHNNLQPYLTFYFNIALQGVFPPRT
- a CDS encoding GNAT family N-acetyltransferase gives rise to the protein MSEGAPKTAAGGAREVSLRPATPADRDLLFRVYASTREEELAPVPWPAEAKEAFLRQQFDAQDAWWRTHYVGATFEVAVVDGRDAGRLYLWEGPSEIRIVDVALLPEARGGGAGRRLIRDVQRRAMAAGKSVTIHVERMNPALALYERLGFRLVEDKGVYLFLSWSGDAVS